Proteins encoded by one window of Pempheris klunzingeri isolate RE-2024b chromosome 14, fPemKlu1.hap1, whole genome shotgun sequence:
- the arfip2b gene encoding arfaptin-2b isoform X3, producing MTDSIMSKAATMEIPINSNGDTGTLPEDDSLEQAAKLQWSLDEKVGSSRGTRDLQQVMVSGPNLNETSIVSGGYGGTAEGIIPTSSIKGSNMHHSSSNSSMMSEETTRGVAVEKLETMKKWGLNTYKCTKQMISERFGRGSRTVDLELEAQIEVLRDTKRKYENVLRLARALTNHFYNMVQTQHALGDTFADLSQKSPELRDEFGYNAETQKLLCKNGETLLGAINFFVSSINTLVNKTMEDTLMTIKMYENARLEFDAYRSDLEELSLGPRDAVAMARIDAAQQQYQIQKDKYERLRSDVTIKLKFLEENKVKVMHKQLLLFHNAISAYFAGNQQQLEQTLKQFNIKLRPPGADKPSWLEEQ from the exons ATGACAGACAGCATTATGAGTAAAGCTGCCACAATGGAGATTCCCATCAACAGTAACGGTGACACAGGGACACTACCAGAAGACGACAGCCTTGAACAG GCTGCAAAACTGCAGTGGAGCTTAGATGAGAAGGTAGGGAGCTCCAGAGGCACCAGG GACCTACAGCAGGTGATGGTGTCAGGTCCCAATCTGAATGAGACTAGCATTGTGTCTGGAGGTTATGGAGGAACGGCAGAGGGTATTATCCCCACCAGCTCAATCAAAG GTTCCAACatgcaccacagcagcagcaactcaTCAATGATGTCAGAGGAAACAACCCGCGGTGTGGCAGTGGAAAAACTGGAAACGATGAAGAAGTGGGGTCTCAACACTTACAAG TGTACAAAGCAAATGATCTCTGAGCGCTTCGGTCGGGGCTCTCGGACTGTggacctggagctggaggcccAGATTGAGGTGCTGAGAGACACTAAAAGGAAATATGAGAATGTGCTGCGATTGGCCAGAGCGCTGACCAACCACTTCTACAACATGGTGCAGACGCAGCATGCGCTGGGTGACACCTTTGCTGACCTCAGTCAGAAATCTCCAGAGCTACGG GATGAGTTTGGCTACAATGCAGAGACTCAGAAGTTGCTGTGTAAGAACGGGGAAACCCTACTTGGTGCCATTAACTTCTTTGTGTCCAGCATCAACACACTGGTCAACAAGACGATGGAGGACACTCTGATGACAATCAAGATGTATGAAAATGCCAG ACTGGAGTTTGATGCCTACCGGTCAGACCTGGAGGAACTGAGTTTGGGTCCGAGGGACGCTGTCGCCATGGCCCGCATAGATGCTGCTCAGCAACAGTACCAAATCCAGAAGGACAAGTATGAACGCCTCCGCTCAGACGTCACCATTAAGCTCAAGTTCCTGGAGGAGAACAAG gtgaaGGTGATGCAtaagcagctcctcctcttccataATGCCATCTCGGCGTACTTTGCTGgcaaccagcagcagctggagcagacGCTGAAGCAGTTCAACATAAAGTTGAGGCCTCCAGGGGCCGACAAGCCCTCCTGGTTAGAGGAGCAGTGA
- the arfip2b gene encoding arfaptin-2b isoform X2: MTDSIMSKAATMEIPINSNGDTGTLPEDDSLEQAAKLQWSLDEKDLQQVMVSGPNLNETSIVSGGYGGTAEGIIPTSSIKGPAVRYNAEFNKRIPVTGLGSNMHHSSSNSSMMSEETTRGVAVEKLETMKKWGLNTYKCTKQMISERFGRGSRTVDLELEAQIEVLRDTKRKYENVLRLARALTNHFYNMVQTQHALGDTFADLSQKSPELRDEFGYNAETQKLLCKNGETLLGAINFFVSSINTLVNKTMEDTLMTIKMYENARLEFDAYRSDLEELSLGPRDAVAMARIDAAQQQYQIQKDKYERLRSDVTIKLKFLEENKVKVMHKQLLLFHNAISAYFAGNQQQLEQTLKQFNIKLRPPGADKPSWLEEQ; the protein is encoded by the exons ATGACAGACAGCATTATGAGTAAAGCTGCCACAATGGAGATTCCCATCAACAGTAACGGTGACACAGGGACACTACCAGAAGACGACAGCCTTGAACAG GCTGCAAAACTGCAGTGGAGCTTAGATGAGAAG GACCTACAGCAGGTGATGGTGTCAGGTCCCAATCTGAATGAGACTAGCATTGTGTCTGGAGGTTATGGAGGAACGGCAGAGGGTATTATCCCCACCAGCTCAATCAAAG gcCCTGCCGTGCGCTACAATGCAGAGTTTAACAAAAGGATCCCAGTTACAGGATTAG GTTCCAACatgcaccacagcagcagcaactcaTCAATGATGTCAGAGGAAACAACCCGCGGTGTGGCAGTGGAAAAACTGGAAACGATGAAGAAGTGGGGTCTCAACACTTACAAG TGTACAAAGCAAATGATCTCTGAGCGCTTCGGTCGGGGCTCTCGGACTGTggacctggagctggaggcccAGATTGAGGTGCTGAGAGACACTAAAAGGAAATATGAGAATGTGCTGCGATTGGCCAGAGCGCTGACCAACCACTTCTACAACATGGTGCAGACGCAGCATGCGCTGGGTGACACCTTTGCTGACCTCAGTCAGAAATCTCCAGAGCTACGG GATGAGTTTGGCTACAATGCAGAGACTCAGAAGTTGCTGTGTAAGAACGGGGAAACCCTACTTGGTGCCATTAACTTCTTTGTGTCCAGCATCAACACACTGGTCAACAAGACGATGGAGGACACTCTGATGACAATCAAGATGTATGAAAATGCCAG ACTGGAGTTTGATGCCTACCGGTCAGACCTGGAGGAACTGAGTTTGGGTCCGAGGGACGCTGTCGCCATGGCCCGCATAGATGCTGCTCAGCAACAGTACCAAATCCAGAAGGACAAGTATGAACGCCTCCGCTCAGACGTCACCATTAAGCTCAAGTTCCTGGAGGAGAACAAG gtgaaGGTGATGCAtaagcagctcctcctcttccataATGCCATCTCGGCGTACTTTGCTGgcaaccagcagcagctggagcagacGCTGAAGCAGTTCAACATAAAGTTGAGGCCTCCAGGGGCCGACAAGCCCTCCTGGTTAGAGGAGCAGTGA
- the arfip2b gene encoding arfaptin-2b isoform X1, with translation MTDSIMSKAATMEIPINSNGDTGTLPEDDSLEQAAKLQWSLDEKVGSSRGTRDLQQVMVSGPNLNETSIVSGGYGGTAEGIIPTSSIKGPAVRYNAEFNKRIPVTGLGSNMHHSSSNSSMMSEETTRGVAVEKLETMKKWGLNTYKCTKQMISERFGRGSRTVDLELEAQIEVLRDTKRKYENVLRLARALTNHFYNMVQTQHALGDTFADLSQKSPELRDEFGYNAETQKLLCKNGETLLGAINFFVSSINTLVNKTMEDTLMTIKMYENARLEFDAYRSDLEELSLGPRDAVAMARIDAAQQQYQIQKDKYERLRSDVTIKLKFLEENKVKVMHKQLLLFHNAISAYFAGNQQQLEQTLKQFNIKLRPPGADKPSWLEEQ, from the exons ATGACAGACAGCATTATGAGTAAAGCTGCCACAATGGAGATTCCCATCAACAGTAACGGTGACACAGGGACACTACCAGAAGACGACAGCCTTGAACAG GCTGCAAAACTGCAGTGGAGCTTAGATGAGAAGGTAGGGAGCTCCAGAGGCACCAGG GACCTACAGCAGGTGATGGTGTCAGGTCCCAATCTGAATGAGACTAGCATTGTGTCTGGAGGTTATGGAGGAACGGCAGAGGGTATTATCCCCACCAGCTCAATCAAAG gcCCTGCCGTGCGCTACAATGCAGAGTTTAACAAAAGGATCCCAGTTACAGGATTAG GTTCCAACatgcaccacagcagcagcaactcaTCAATGATGTCAGAGGAAACAACCCGCGGTGTGGCAGTGGAAAAACTGGAAACGATGAAGAAGTGGGGTCTCAACACTTACAAG TGTACAAAGCAAATGATCTCTGAGCGCTTCGGTCGGGGCTCTCGGACTGTggacctggagctggaggcccAGATTGAGGTGCTGAGAGACACTAAAAGGAAATATGAGAATGTGCTGCGATTGGCCAGAGCGCTGACCAACCACTTCTACAACATGGTGCAGACGCAGCATGCGCTGGGTGACACCTTTGCTGACCTCAGTCAGAAATCTCCAGAGCTACGG GATGAGTTTGGCTACAATGCAGAGACTCAGAAGTTGCTGTGTAAGAACGGGGAAACCCTACTTGGTGCCATTAACTTCTTTGTGTCCAGCATCAACACACTGGTCAACAAGACGATGGAGGACACTCTGATGACAATCAAGATGTATGAAAATGCCAG ACTGGAGTTTGATGCCTACCGGTCAGACCTGGAGGAACTGAGTTTGGGTCCGAGGGACGCTGTCGCCATGGCCCGCATAGATGCTGCTCAGCAACAGTACCAAATCCAGAAGGACAAGTATGAACGCCTCCGCTCAGACGTCACCATTAAGCTCAAGTTCCTGGAGGAGAACAAG gtgaaGGTGATGCAtaagcagctcctcctcttccataATGCCATCTCGGCGTACTTTGCTGgcaaccagcagcagctggagcagacGCTGAAGCAGTTCAACATAAAGTTGAGGCCTCCAGGGGCCGACAAGCCCTCCTGGTTAGAGGAGCAGTGA
- the fhdc3 gene encoding FH2 domain containing 3 yields the protein MKKLNWDTIPSQRVLGKLNVWTSKRPQRDLVLDIRSIEELFSHGDKRASLRNSRVMGLKNSDGTDHFLQEPQVTILDSKKSMNIGIFLRHFKRPVAEMVQDIRQGNWLRFGTGKLKELCKLLPEESEVKQLMAFSGNLSVLPEADQFMVQLVKVPGYEERLKTMVLREEFFPLMEEVKNSLAVMTKGANELLDCDDLHSVIRLVLKAGNYMNAGGSSANAIGFRMTSLLNLADTKANKPGMNLMHYVAKQVEDIDAELLTFHNQLEHIGMASRICKEEIITEFEREVKKIKEVKLYCSRQPGLLQQMDTFLMRAEAKLADVESSLQELNALSGAVAEYFCEDPATFKLEECCSIFHSFCKRFDTAVQENREREAAEQRRKRTESVRIAAKRRSTVSCPGSEPDRDSASLESALHTFLSTVPDGLARCKKNILPPIKGSPSEHSCKTTPSKEKNDATPRTRQERPEKKQPKLQKQAGLENKEDAEKMREMTRKVLRYQKGKSSLDGDRVPGTPRRSEKTQDTPTTPKTPRPRTRDYFFANNGDVGSPWTILSPLICSQRNSLQRQAHQYRPSSTSGGDDLDDGVWESNKGTYSSKSSDRDGVTPPSGGSASLPDCPGQRAVSQGPILRSVSMDETRRSPASLFRLGDLFQRSISQRSYSSRSGTDSMTEEGAGVYSLHGRKAQNLIEGQASTSGFISFFRRIGGKSKPGDVEEQTPNT from the exons ATGAAGAAGCTGAACTGGGACACCATCCCCAGCCAGCGTGTCCTGGGAAAACTGAACGTCTGGACCTCTAAGAGGCCTCAGAGGGACCTCGTGCTGGATATCCGGAGCATTGAGGAGCTGTTCAGTCACGGGGACAAACGGGCCTCGCTACGCAATTCGAGGGTTATGGGTCTGAAGAACTCTGATGGCACAGACCATTTTCTTCAGGAGCCTCAG GTTACAATTCTTGACTCTAAAAAGAGTATGAATATTGGGATCTTCCTGAGACACTTCAAGAG GCCAGTGGCTGAAATGGTGCAGGACATCCGTCAAGGGAACTGGCTCAGATTTGGAACAGGAAAACTAAAAGAGCTTTGTAAACTGCTACCAGAGGAAAGTGAG GTGAAGCAGCTGATGGCGTTCAGTGGGAACCTCTCTGTGTTACCTGAGGCTGACCAGTTCATGGTGCAGCTGGTCAAAGTGCCAGG CTACGAAGAACGCCTGAAAACGATGGTGCTGAGGGAGGAATTCTTTCCTCTtatggaggaggtgaagaactCTCTTGCTGTTATGACCAAAGGAGCTAATG AGCTGCTGGACTGTGATGACCTCCACTCAGTCATTCGGCTGGTATTAAAAGCCGGGAATTACATGAATGCT GGTGGCTCCAGTGCCAATGCCATTGGCTTCAGGATGACCTCTCTTCTCAATCTGGCAGACACCAAGGCCAACAAGCCTGGCATGAACCTCATGCACTATGTTGCCAAG CAGGTGGAGGACATTGACGCAGAGCTGTTGACTTTTCACAACCAGCTTGAACACATTGGGATGGCATCAAG AATTTGTAAAGAGGAGATAATCACAGAGTTTGAGAGGGAAGTCAAGAAGATCAAGGAAGTGAAATTGTACTGCAGCAGACAGCCCGGCCTCCTGCAACAAATGGACACATTCCTCATG AGGGCTGAGGCCAAGCTGGCCGACGTGGAGTCATCTCTCCAGGAGCTAAACGCTCTGAGTGGCGCTGTCGCAGAGTACTTCTGTGAGGACCCAGCTACCTTCAAACTGGAGGAGtgctgctccatctttcattcGTTTTGCAAGCGGTTTGACACAGCTGTACAG GAGAACAGAGAGCGAGAGGCGGCAGAGCAGAGGCGCAAACGGACGGAGAGCGTGCGCATCGCAGCCAAACGCCGCTCCACGGTGTCTTGTCCAGGATCTGAGCCTGATCGGGACTCCGCCAGCTTGGAGTCGGCCTTGCACACCTTTCTCTCCACCGTTCCAGATGGATTAGCCAGGTGCAAGAAGAACATTCTGCCCCCCATCAAAGGATCCCCCTCTGAGCATAGCTGTAAGACAACtccatcaaaagaaaaaaacgatGCTACGCCCCGCACTAGACAAGAAAGGCCCGAGAAGAAACAACCCAAACTTCAGAAACAGGCAGGACTGGAAAACAAAGAGGACGCTGAGAAGATGCGTGAGATGACTCGAAAGGTGCTTCGCTATCAAAAAGGCAAAAGCAGCCTCGATGGGGACAGAGTTCCTGGCACTCCTCGTCGGTCGGAGAAAACGCAAGACACACCGACTACACCAAAGACCCCCCGGCCTAGAACCAGAGACTACTTCTTCGCTAACAATGGGGATGTGGGCTCCCCGTGGACTATCCTGAGCCCTTTAATCTGCTCCCAGAGAAACTCCCTCCAGCGACAAGCACACCAATACAGACCATCCTCAACGTCTGGTGGTGATGACCTTGATGATGGAGTCTGGGAGAGCAACAAAGGCACTTATAGCTCCAAATCCTCCGATCGTGACGGTGTAACACCTCCATCTGGAGGTTCTGCGTCTCTTCCTGACTGCCCCGGTCAGAGAGCTGTGTCGCAGGGTCCAATCCTCAGGTCGGTTTCCATGGATGAAACCAGGCGATCCCCAGCATCTCTCTTCCGGCTTGGAGACTTGTTCCAGAGAAGCATATCTCAGCGGTCATATTCCTCCAGATCAGGGACAGACAGTATGacagaagaaggagcaggagtGTATTCATTACATGGCAGGAAGGCGCAGAACCTTATAGAGGGCCAAGCGAGCACCTCCGGGTTCATATCCTTCTTCAGACGTATTGGAGGCAAAAGTAAGCCTGGTGATGTGGAGGAACAAACTCCTAATAcctaa
- the arfip2b gene encoding arfaptin-2b isoform X5: protein MTDSIMSKAATMEIPINSNGDTGTLPEDDSLEQAAKLQWSLDEKDLQQVMVSGPNLNETSIVSGGYGGTAEGIIPTSSIKGSNMHHSSSNSSMMSEETTRGVAVEKLETMKKWGLNTYKCTKQMISERFGRGSRTVDLELEAQIEVLRDTKRKYENVLRLARALTNHFYNMVQTQHALGDTFADLSQKSPELRDEFGYNAETQKLLCKNGETLLGAINFFVSSINTLVNKTMEDTLMTIKMYENARLEFDAYRSDLEELSLGPRDAVAMARIDAAQQQYQIQKDKYERLRSDVTIKLKFLEENKVKVMHKQLLLFHNAISAYFAGNQQQLEQTLKQFNIKLRPPGADKPSWLEEQ, encoded by the exons ATGACAGACAGCATTATGAGTAAAGCTGCCACAATGGAGATTCCCATCAACAGTAACGGTGACACAGGGACACTACCAGAAGACGACAGCCTTGAACAG GCTGCAAAACTGCAGTGGAGCTTAGATGAGAAG GACCTACAGCAGGTGATGGTGTCAGGTCCCAATCTGAATGAGACTAGCATTGTGTCTGGAGGTTATGGAGGAACGGCAGAGGGTATTATCCCCACCAGCTCAATCAAAG GTTCCAACatgcaccacagcagcagcaactcaTCAATGATGTCAGAGGAAACAACCCGCGGTGTGGCAGTGGAAAAACTGGAAACGATGAAGAAGTGGGGTCTCAACACTTACAAG TGTACAAAGCAAATGATCTCTGAGCGCTTCGGTCGGGGCTCTCGGACTGTggacctggagctggaggcccAGATTGAGGTGCTGAGAGACACTAAAAGGAAATATGAGAATGTGCTGCGATTGGCCAGAGCGCTGACCAACCACTTCTACAACATGGTGCAGACGCAGCATGCGCTGGGTGACACCTTTGCTGACCTCAGTCAGAAATCTCCAGAGCTACGG GATGAGTTTGGCTACAATGCAGAGACTCAGAAGTTGCTGTGTAAGAACGGGGAAACCCTACTTGGTGCCATTAACTTCTTTGTGTCCAGCATCAACACACTGGTCAACAAGACGATGGAGGACACTCTGATGACAATCAAGATGTATGAAAATGCCAG ACTGGAGTTTGATGCCTACCGGTCAGACCTGGAGGAACTGAGTTTGGGTCCGAGGGACGCTGTCGCCATGGCCCGCATAGATGCTGCTCAGCAACAGTACCAAATCCAGAAGGACAAGTATGAACGCCTCCGCTCAGACGTCACCATTAAGCTCAAGTTCCTGGAGGAGAACAAG gtgaaGGTGATGCAtaagcagctcctcctcttccataATGCCATCTCGGCGTACTTTGCTGgcaaccagcagcagctggagcagacGCTGAAGCAGTTCAACATAAAGTTGAGGCCTCCAGGGGCCGACAAGCCCTCCTGGTTAGAGGAGCAGTGA
- the arfip2b gene encoding arfaptin-2b isoform X4 — MTDSIMSKAATMEIPINSNGDTGTLPEDDSLEQDLQQVMVSGPNLNETSIVSGGYGGTAEGIIPTSSIKGPAVRYNAEFNKRIPVTGLGSNMHHSSSNSSMMSEETTRGVAVEKLETMKKWGLNTYKCTKQMISERFGRGSRTVDLELEAQIEVLRDTKRKYENVLRLARALTNHFYNMVQTQHALGDTFADLSQKSPELRDEFGYNAETQKLLCKNGETLLGAINFFVSSINTLVNKTMEDTLMTIKMYENARLEFDAYRSDLEELSLGPRDAVAMARIDAAQQQYQIQKDKYERLRSDVTIKLKFLEENKVKVMHKQLLLFHNAISAYFAGNQQQLEQTLKQFNIKLRPPGADKPSWLEEQ, encoded by the exons ATGACAGACAGCATTATGAGTAAAGCTGCCACAATGGAGATTCCCATCAACAGTAACGGTGACACAGGGACACTACCAGAAGACGACAGCCTTGAACAG GACCTACAGCAGGTGATGGTGTCAGGTCCCAATCTGAATGAGACTAGCATTGTGTCTGGAGGTTATGGAGGAACGGCAGAGGGTATTATCCCCACCAGCTCAATCAAAG gcCCTGCCGTGCGCTACAATGCAGAGTTTAACAAAAGGATCCCAGTTACAGGATTAG GTTCCAACatgcaccacagcagcagcaactcaTCAATGATGTCAGAGGAAACAACCCGCGGTGTGGCAGTGGAAAAACTGGAAACGATGAAGAAGTGGGGTCTCAACACTTACAAG TGTACAAAGCAAATGATCTCTGAGCGCTTCGGTCGGGGCTCTCGGACTGTggacctggagctggaggcccAGATTGAGGTGCTGAGAGACACTAAAAGGAAATATGAGAATGTGCTGCGATTGGCCAGAGCGCTGACCAACCACTTCTACAACATGGTGCAGACGCAGCATGCGCTGGGTGACACCTTTGCTGACCTCAGTCAGAAATCTCCAGAGCTACGG GATGAGTTTGGCTACAATGCAGAGACTCAGAAGTTGCTGTGTAAGAACGGGGAAACCCTACTTGGTGCCATTAACTTCTTTGTGTCCAGCATCAACACACTGGTCAACAAGACGATGGAGGACACTCTGATGACAATCAAGATGTATGAAAATGCCAG ACTGGAGTTTGATGCCTACCGGTCAGACCTGGAGGAACTGAGTTTGGGTCCGAGGGACGCTGTCGCCATGGCCCGCATAGATGCTGCTCAGCAACAGTACCAAATCCAGAAGGACAAGTATGAACGCCTCCGCTCAGACGTCACCATTAAGCTCAAGTTCCTGGAGGAGAACAAG gtgaaGGTGATGCAtaagcagctcctcctcttccataATGCCATCTCGGCGTACTTTGCTGgcaaccagcagcagctggagcagacGCTGAAGCAGTTCAACATAAAGTTGAGGCCTCCAGGGGCCGACAAGCCCTCCTGGTTAGAGGAGCAGTGA